A single genomic interval of Oncorhynchus gorbuscha isolate QuinsamMale2020 ecotype Even-year linkage group LG25, OgorEven_v1.0, whole genome shotgun sequence harbors:
- the LOC124013642 gene encoding uncharacterized protein LOC124013642 — translation MVMSSSVHNDHSGHNLSSTTTTHGHHPDQSGAVAVGGCGLTPVLDYTAEMERYQSFANFYAKTNVNMNAVNSMNFPQSAKLAHITAPMFPAGRLGVGVAGVSPWGCHDNINMNMNVNAAMLWGRKPLVHQATPLAPPATHPSPSTTHMQPHRTGQGGEGKQHERHGGHTPSQGQEMHHHHGNNNFQSGYAVANHMTKQGHAHQDMLSNGGGGGVNMSNFPAGMLGLPPGVIVMAMGSHNNISDSSHFQMTTNHNQLLSDCHHVNQTNPSPCSSTSPGMTSGGQGSGASKRKRKRCGVCAPCRRLINCGVCSACRNRKTGHQICKFRKCDELKKKAGIIQLESPPSVPSGEAFRWFF, via the coding sequence ATGGTCATGTCCAGCAGTGTACACAACGATCACAGCGGTCACAACCTGTCCTCAACCACAACCACGCACGGTCACCACCCTGATCAGAGTGGTGCGGTCGCCGTGGGCGGTTGTGGTCTCACTCCGGTCCTGGACTATACGGCTGAGATGGAGCGATACCAATCCTTCGCTAACTTCTACGCTAAAACCAACGTGAATATGAACGCAGTTAACAGCATGAACTTCCCTCAGTCGGCCAAGCTCGCCCACATCACCGCTCCCATGTTCCCCGCCGGCAGGCTCGGAGTGGGCGTGGCGGGCGTGTCGCCGTGGGGTTGTCATGACAACATCAACATGAATATGAACGTCAACGCGGCGATGCTTTGGGGGCGGAAACCTCTCGTGCATCAGGCCACGCCCCTAGCGCCACCCGCAACACACCCGTCGCCCTCGACAACGCACATGCAGCCCCACCGGACCGGTCAGGGCGGAGAGGGCAAACAGCACGAAAGACATGGAGGACACACCCCCTCACAGGGACAGGAAATGCATCATCATCACGGGAATAACAACTTCCAGTCCGGCTATGCTGTCGCCAATCACATGACCAAACAGGGCCATGCCCACCAGGACATGCTCAGCAACGGAGGAGGAGGCGGAGTCAACATGTCCAACTTTCCCGCCGGAATGTTGGGGTTACCACCCGGAGTCATCGTCATGGCGATGGGGTCGCACAATAACATTTCGGACTCCTCCCACTTCCAGATGACGACCAATCATAACCAACTTCTGTCGGACTGCCACCATGTCAACCAGACAAACCCCTCACCCTGCTCTTCAACCTCGCCGGGGATGACCTctgggggtcaggggtcaggagcCTCCAAGAGGAAGAGGAAGCGGTGTGGAGTGTGTGCCCCCTGCAGAAGACTGATTAACTGTGGGGTGTGTTCAGCCTGTAGAAACAGGAAGACAGGTCATCAGATCTGTAAATTCAGGAAGTGTGACGAACTGAAGAAGAAGGCTGGGATTATACAGCTAGag